A stretch of the Filimonas lacunae genome encodes the following:
- a CDS encoding purple acid phosphatase family protein, whose product MKRRDFFRNTALTALGTTLLPPLHARSESLTTFLESEQVSPRAALDNNFPLNFLAIGDWGRNGADHQLHVAKQMGQWATAHPNNFIISTGDNFYPSGIVSEHDPLWHYSFENIYTDFALQWDWYPILGNHDYKSDPDAQVRYSQISRRWKMPARYYSKEIALGNNGDKVLLLFIDTNPMIPEFYSNSEYGPHVAGQQPEKQLVWIEQTLQSASPAVKWKIVVGHHPMYTAGPRTTNYDTLGIRKVLENILEKHKVDVYLSGHDHSLQHLKTSGYTHHFISGAGSEVTPVKTGLPYSRFQAADYGFMYFSVNNTALQVQTVNHEGTVIYQTIITR is encoded by the coding sequence ATGAAGCGCAGAGATTTTTTCAGAAACACAGCCTTAACCGCATTAGGCACCACCTTACTACCGCCTTTGCACGCACGCAGCGAAAGCCTTACTACCTTCCTGGAAAGTGAACAGGTATCGCCACGCGCAGCATTAGACAATAACTTTCCGCTCAACTTCCTGGCCATTGGCGACTGGGGGCGTAATGGAGCCGATCATCAGTTACATGTGGCCAAACAAATGGGCCAATGGGCAACAGCACATCCGAACAATTTCATTATCTCCACCGGTGATAACTTTTATCCAAGTGGCATAGTCAGTGAGCATGATCCGCTTTGGCATTATTCGTTTGAAAACATTTATACCGATTTTGCTTTGCAGTGGGACTGGTATCCTATCCTGGGCAACCACGATTATAAATCAGATCCGGATGCACAGGTACGTTACAGCCAGATAAGCCGCCGCTGGAAAATGCCGGCAAGATATTATTCCAAAGAAATAGCACTGGGTAATAACGGCGATAAAGTATTGCTGTTGTTTATTGATACCAACCCCATGATACCGGAGTTTTATTCCAATAGCGAATATGGTCCACATGTAGCAGGACAGCAACCAGAGAAACAACTGGTGTGGATAGAACAAACACTACAATCCGCATCCCCGGCAGTGAAATGGAAAATAGTAGTGGGACATCACCCCATGTATACAGCCGGGCCACGTACCACCAACTACGATACACTGGGCATTAGAAAAGTGCTGGAAAATATTTTAGAAAAGCACAAGGTAGATGTGTATTTATCCGGACATGATCATTCGTTACAGCATTTAAAAACAAGTGGCTATACCCATCATTTTATTTCCGGTGCGGGATCAGAAGTAACACCTGTAAAAACAGGATTACCCTATAGCAGGTTTCAGGCAGCCGATTATGGATTTATGTATTTTTCTGTTAACAATACCGCATTACAGGTTCAAACGGTGAACCATGAGGGTACTGTTATTTACCAGACCATTATAACCAGATAA
- a CDS encoding DUF92 domain-containing protein, which yields MIHWIAVSVLLVLGMVVSVIKRKLTLRAALTGGCVGMLVFAGGGYTGLVMLVVFFVLGTLATSWKKEKKLVVVEGVLPAERRNTGQVLANGGVAALCGLLALLDAKHAAMYQFMMAGSLASATADTLSSELGMVYGRRFYNIITWQPDIKGLDGVVSREGTVIGIAGALFMGLLFVLPGGAAERAWFVALAGVAGNLADSVVGAVWERKHIIGNNLVNFINTLFAALVAWTLWFLWMALQ from the coding sequence ATGATACATTGGATAGCGGTAAGTGTGTTGCTGGTATTGGGGATGGTGGTGAGTGTCATAAAAAGAAAGCTGACCTTAAGGGCAGCCCTTACCGGCGGATGTGTGGGCATGCTGGTGTTTGCCGGCGGTGGTTACACTGGTTTAGTAATGCTGGTGGTGTTTTTTGTACTGGGCACACTGGCTACCTCGTGGAAGAAAGAAAAGAAACTGGTGGTGGTAGAAGGCGTGTTGCCTGCCGAAAGGCGTAACACCGGTCAGGTGCTGGCTAATGGCGGTGTAGCTGCTTTATGCGGCCTGCTGGCATTGCTGGATGCAAAGCATGCGGCAATGTACCAGTTTATGATGGCGGGTAGCCTGGCTTCGGCCACTGCCGATACTTTATCTTCTGAACTGGGCATGGTATATGGCCGGCGTTTTTATAATATCATTACCTGGCAGCCGGATATAAAAGGGCTGGATGGAGTAGTAAGCAGGGAAGGCACTGTTATTGGAATTGCCGGCGCTTTATTCATGGGGTTGCTATTTGTGTTGCCCGGTGGCGCAGCCGAAAGAGCGTGGTTTGTGGCTTTGGCAGGTGTGGCTGGTAACCTGGCTGATTCGGTTGTGGGGGCTGTATGGGAACGTAAACATATTATTGGCAATAACCTGGTGAATTTTATCAATACCCTGTTTGCTGCCCTGGTAGCCTGGACCTTGTGGTTTTTGTGGATGGCGCTGCAATAA
- a CDS encoding MgtC/SapB family protein, giving the protein MMIVWTEVALRLGLAAMLGGAIGLERERKDWAAGLRTHMMVCVGASLTMIVSAYGFADILGTPHVELDPSRIAAQVISGIGFIGAGTILFLKQGIIRGLTTASGLWTVAAIGLATGGGMYFAALLTTVLALIILWVLQPFEKRISARFIQKGINIVAAKQEYAAAIVKEIMQRKDVDIANCTITNTEEGHLVSFKFKHISKEELSTLISEFQSAEGVKEINWNN; this is encoded by the coding sequence ATGATGATTGTGTGGACGGAAGTAGCATTACGCCTGGGACTGGCAGCAATGCTGGGCGGGGCCATTGGGCTGGAACGTGAGCGGAAGGACTGGGCCGCCGGCCTGCGCACCCATATGATGGTTTGTGTAGGGGCTTCGTTAACCATGATAGTAAGCGCTTACGGTTTTGCTGATATATTGGGAACACCGCATGTGGAGTTAGATCCTTCCCGTATAGCTGCCCAGGTGATAAGCGGCATTGGCTTTATCGGCGCCGGCACCATTCTCTTTTTAAAACAAGGTATTATTCGTGGGCTCACCACGGCCTCGGGTTTGTGGACGGTTGCTGCTATTGGGCTGGCCACCGGTGGGGGAATGTATTTTGCCGCCCTGCTCACTACGGTGCTGGCACTGATTATATTATGGGTGTTGCAGCCGTTTGAAAAGCGTATTTCGGCACGCTTTATTCAAAAGGGTATTAATATTGTAGCTGCGAAACAGGAGTATGCCGCTGCTATTGTAAAAGAGATTATGCAACGGAAAGACGTGGATATTGCTAATTGTACTATTACCAATACAGAAGAAGGGCACCTGGTTTCCTTTAAATTTAAACATATTTCAAAAGAAGAACTGAGCACCCTTATCAGCGAGTTTCAAAGCGCAGAAGGGGTGAAGGAAATTAACTGGAATAACTAA